The following proteins come from a genomic window of Trifolium pratense cultivar HEN17-A07 linkage group LG4, ARS_RC_1.1, whole genome shotgun sequence:
- the LOC123924044 gene encoding uncharacterized protein LOC123924044, with translation MKGVLTLQLWNPPPRFHTLSFSHHPLTISASTTTTTTSSTQQQPPHELLTAKERRRLRNERRESKNTTNWKEEVENKLIKKTKKEKIHWMDELNLDNLIKLGPQWWGVRVSRVTGQYTAEALARSLAKFFPDTDFQVYAPAINVKTKLKNGSISVKPKPLFPGNIFLRCVLNKPLHDFIKEYDGVNGFIASTIGNTKKQIKKPKPIDEVDMEAIFKQAKVEQENADKAFEEEQKNAAIISSNPNSELESDVSKTIVDSKPKRGSRKTSDQLTVTEEASPAKKIPKLATGSTVRIISGTFLGFTGTLKKLSRKTKMATVHLTIFGKENIVDLDISEIAPETN, from the exons ATGAAAGGGGTGCTTACGCTTCAGCTATGGAATCCACCACCACGCTTCCATACTCTATCCTTCTCCCACCACCCTCTCACAATCTCAGCctcaaccaccaccaccaccacctcctccaccCAACAACAACCACCACATGAACTCCTCACAGCAAAAGAAAGAAGACGCTTAAGAAACGAACGCAGAGAGAGCAAGAACACAACAAATTggaaagaagaagttgaaaataaactcattaagaaaaccaaaaaagagaaaatacaTTGGATGGATGAACTCAATCTTGATAATCTCATTAAATTAGGTCCTCAGTGGTGGGGTGTTCGTGTTTCTCGTGTTACGGGTCAGTATACTGCTGAAGCACTTGCTCGTTCTTTGGCTAAGTTTTTTCCTGATACGGATTTTCag GTATATGCTCCAGCTATCAATGTGAAAACGAAATTGAAGAATGGTTCCATCTCCGTAAAACCAAAGCCTCTATTTCCGGGTAATATTTTTCTGAGATGTGTACTGAACAAACCATTACATGACTTCATAAAAGAGTATGATGGGGTTAATGGCTTTATTGCATCCACGATTGGAAATAC aaagaaacaaattaaaaaaccaAAGCCAATAGATGAGGTTGATATGGAAGCAATATTCAAACAGGCAAAAGTGGAGCAAGAAAATGCTGATAAAGCATTTGAGGAAGAACAGAAAAATGCTGCCATAATCTCTTCGAATCCGAATTCAGAGTTAGAATCAGATGTTTCAAAAACTATTGTTGATTCTAAGCCTAAAAGGGGCTCTAGAAAAACCTCAGACCAACTCACTGTCACAGAAGAAGCTTCACCTGCTAAAAAAATTCCTAAACTTGCCACTGGTTCCACTGTTAGAATTATATCTGGAACATTTTTAGGGTTTACAGGCACACTCAAGAAGCTAAGCCGCAAAACCAAAATG GCCACGGTGCATTTAACAATATTCGGGAAAGAGAACATAGTAGACCTAGATATTAGTGAAATTGCTCCAGAGACTAACTAA
- the LOC123924315 gene encoding L-type lectin-domain containing receptor kinase VIII.2-like, with the protein MASFTTTLYFKSLIFIILFIKVLSFDPIPLFSFADFDKDLKFKSNVAIFGNAKVVNGESKIQFFGSRSSSAETGRVIYKKPIKLFQGKPKQLVSFSTYFTFSISLENGAGLAFVMIPNGVKGVKDEIFNQSSSGFSLGLKNNDFEVISVEFGAYKDGKNEILIRNGVSSKAYFTNLALKSGEKLHTWIDYEANSRRLEVRLSKHGNSKPFDPLLWHKIDISNVLKKEEMFVGFSPMKGKNAYLYSWSFVLRHFPPHSMHSEPLDPKVFAKNSETSMVIRPNGKKKNDCVLRVLAAMIFGTGCGALAAFTVLYLWTIFGNKRAAVVPEGCVMHPLDVDYRKVKIVVDNKTIGDGNK; encoded by the coding sequence ATGGCATCATTCACCACAACCCTTTACTTCAAATCCttaattttcatcattttgttcATAAAAGTCCTATCTTTTGACCCAAttcctttgttttcttttgcTGATTTTGATAAAGATCTGAAATTTAAGTCCAATGTTGCAATTTTTGGTAATGCTAAAGTTGTCAATGGTGAGTCCAAGATTCAATTTTTTGGTTCAAGGAGTTCAAGTGCTGAAACTGGGAGAGTGATTTACAAGAAACCCATCAAGCTTTTTCAAGGTAAACCTAAGCAATTAGTTTCATTTTCAACTTACTTTACATTTTCAATCTCATTGGAAAATGGTGCTGGTTTAGCTTTTGTTATGATTCCAAATGGTGTTAAAGGTGTTAAAGATGAGATTTTTAATCAAAGTTCATCTGGGTTTTCTCTTGGATtgaaaaataatgattttgaaGTTATTAGTGTTGAATTTGGTGCTTATAAGGATGGTAAAAATGAGATTTTGATTAGAAATGGTGTTTCAAGTAAAGCATATTTTACCAATTTGGCACTAAAAAGTGGTGAAAAGTTGCATACTTGGATTGATTATGAAGCAAATTCAAGAAGGTTAGAAGTAAGATTGAGTAAACATGGAAATTCAAAGCCATTTGATCCATTGTTATGGCACAAAATCGATATATCGAATGTGTTAAAGAAGGAAGAGATGTTTGTAGGTTTTAGTCCTATGAAGGGGAAAAATGCTTATTTGTATTCATGGAGCTTTGTTTTGAGACATTTTCCACCACATTCTATGCATTCAGAGCCACTTGATCCTAAGGTTTTTGCTAAAAACAGTGAAACTTCAATGGTTATTAGACCAAATGGTAAGAAAAAGAATGATTGTGTTTTAAGAGTTCTGGCTGCAATGATATTTGGGACTGGTTGTGGAGCATTGGCAGCATTCACTGTGCTTTATCTGTGGACAATCTTCGGCAATAAACGTGCTGCAGTGGTTCCAGAAGGATGTGTTATGCATCCTTTAGATGTTGATTATAGGAAAGTTAAAATTGTTGTAGATAATaaaaccattggagatggtAATAAGTAG